The Herbaspirillum sp. RTI4 genome has a segment encoding these proteins:
- a CDS encoding YebC/PmpR family DNA-binding transcriptional regulator gives MAGHSKWANIKHKKAATDAKRGKVWTRLIKEITVAARMGGGDADTNPRLRLAMDKASDANMPKDNVVRATQRGAGNLDGASYEEVRYEGYGIDGAAIIVDCMTDNRIRTVAEVRHAFSKFGGNMGTEGSVAFMFKHCGQLLYAPGTDEDKLMEAALEAGAEDIISDEEGGLEVLTAPLDFSVVKTALEAAGFKAEMAEIIMKPATETVFEGENAIKMQKLLDALENLDDVQEIFSNAIIDA, from the coding sequence ATGGCAGGACACAGCAAATGGGCCAACATCAAACACAAAAAGGCCGCTACCGACGCTAAACGCGGCAAGGTATGGACCCGCCTGATCAAGGAAATTACCGTCGCGGCACGCATGGGCGGCGGCGACGCTGACACCAACCCGCGACTGCGACTGGCAATGGACAAAGCCTCCGACGCCAACATGCCCAAAGACAACGTCGTGCGCGCTACCCAACGCGGTGCCGGCAATCTCGACGGTGCCAGCTATGAAGAAGTGCGCTACGAAGGCTACGGTATCGACGGCGCGGCCATCATTGTCGACTGCATGACCGACAACCGTATCCGCACCGTGGCAGAAGTCCGCCACGCGTTTTCCAAATTCGGCGGCAACATGGGAACGGAAGGCTCGGTCGCCTTCATGTTCAAGCACTGCGGACAGCTGCTGTACGCCCCAGGCACTGATGAAGACAAACTGATGGAAGCCGCGCTGGAAGCCGGTGCTGAAGACATCATCAGCGACGAAGAAGGCGGCCTCGAAGTGCTGACCGCCCCGCTCGATTTTTCCGTCGTCAAGACCGCACTCGAAGCCGCAGGCTTCAAGGCCGAAATGGCGGAGATCATCATGAAGCCAGCCACCGAAACCGTGTTTGAGGGCGAAAACGCGATCAAGATGCAAAAGCTGCTCGATGCACTGGAAAATCTGGACGACGTGCAGGAAATTTTCAGCAACGCCATCATCGATGCCTAA
- the purD gene encoding phosphoribosylamine--glycine ligase, translated as MKILVVGSGGREHALAWKISQSERIQTVFVAPGNGGTALDGNLHNIDITDLNELADFVEKEHVALTVVGPEVPLAAGIVNLFRARGLKIFGPTKEAAQLESSKDFAKSFMQRHNIPTALSQTFSDSVAAHAYIDQQGAPIVIKADGLAAGKGVVVAMSLEEAHGAIDMMLSDNKLGDAGARVVIEEFLPGEEASFIVMVDGKNILPLATSQDHKRLKDHDEGPNTGGMGAYSPAPIVTPELHARVMREIIIPTVQGMAKDGIPFTGFLYAGLMIDDKGHAKTLEFNCRMGDPETQPIMARLKTDLLSVMEHAVAGTLDTIELEWDRRTALGVVLAAAGYPDAPRKGDLITDIPPATTDCVTFHAGTLLDDNKRLLSNGGRVLCVVGLGDSVKMAQRQAYAAVDMVRLDGVQLRRDIGWRAIKK; from the coding sequence ATGAAAATTCTCGTCGTTGGCTCTGGTGGCCGCGAACACGCGCTGGCCTGGAAGATCTCCCAATCCGAGCGCATCCAAACCGTTTTTGTCGCACCCGGCAATGGCGGTACGGCACTCGATGGCAATTTGCATAATATCGACATCACCGACCTCAATGAACTGGCCGACTTTGTCGAAAAAGAACATGTCGCGCTAACCGTCGTCGGGCCGGAAGTACCGCTGGCGGCCGGTATCGTCAACCTGTTTCGTGCGCGCGGACTCAAAATATTCGGCCCGACCAAAGAAGCAGCACAACTGGAAAGCTCCAAGGATTTTGCTAAATCCTTCATGCAACGTCACAACATCCCGACCGCGCTGTCCCAAACCTTTTCCGACAGTGTGGCGGCACACGCCTATATCGATCAGCAGGGCGCACCCATCGTCATCAAGGCAGATGGTCTGGCAGCAGGCAAAGGCGTCGTCGTCGCCATGTCGCTGGAAGAAGCCCACGGCGCGATTGACATGATGCTGTCCGATAACAAACTCGGCGATGCCGGCGCACGCGTCGTCATCGAAGAATTCCTGCCCGGCGAAGAAGCCAGTTTCATCGTGATGGTCGACGGCAAGAACATCCTGCCGCTGGCTACGAGTCAGGATCACAAGCGCCTGAAAGACCACGACGAAGGCCCCAACACCGGCGGAATGGGCGCGTACTCCCCTGCTCCTATCGTGACGCCCGAACTGCATGCGCGCGTGATGCGCGAAATCATCATCCCGACCGTGCAAGGCATGGCCAAGGACGGCATCCCGTTCACAGGTTTTTTGTACGCCGGTCTGATGATCGACGACAAGGGTCATGCGAAAACGCTGGAATTCAACTGCCGCATGGGCGATCCAGAAACACAGCCCATCATGGCCCGCCTCAAGACCGATTTGCTCAGCGTCATGGAACATGCGGTTGCCGGCACCCTGGATACCATCGAACTGGAATGGGACCGTCGTACCGCGCTCGGCGTCGTACTGGCCGCCGCAGGCTATCCCGATGCGCCACGCAAAGGCGATCTGATTACCGACATCCCACCAGCAACAACGGATTGCGTGACGTTTCATGCCGGCACCCTCCTGGACGACAACAAACGCCTGCTCAGCAACGGCGGCCGCGTACTGTGCGTCGTCGGTCTGGGCGACAGCGTCAAAATGGCGCAAAGACAAGCCTATGCAGCGGTCGACATGGTGCGGCTGGACGGCGTGCAATTACGGCGCGATATCGGCTGGCGCGCCATCAAGAAATAA
- the hemF gene encoding oxygen-dependent coproporphyrinogen oxidase, with protein sequence MTSIVPTPAAVKTYLQGLQQRIVTALEEVDGNAFLSDSWERPEGGGGTSRLLEEGNVFERAGVGFSHVTGSSLPPSAAANRPEIAGRAWQAMGVSLVLHPRNPYAPTVHMNVRFFSTSAEGEDPVWWFGGGMDLTPYYGFTEDAQHFHRSCRDAVTPFGDALYPEFKQWCDRYFYLKHRQEPRGIGGIFFDDFNALGFDDSFNMMQSVGDHFLDAYLPLLERRKDIPYGEQERDFQAYRRGRYVEFNLVFDRGTLFGLQSGGRTESILMSMPPVVKWRYNWQPPEHSEEARLYSEFLVHRDWL encoded by the coding sequence GTGACCTCTATCGTTCCCACTCCAGCCGCCGTTAAAACTTACCTGCAAGGTTTGCAACAACGCATCGTCACGGCACTTGAAGAAGTCGATGGCAACGCTTTTTTATCGGATAGCTGGGAACGCCCTGAAGGTGGAGGCGGCACCTCCCGGCTGCTTGAAGAGGGCAATGTATTCGAACGCGCAGGGGTCGGTTTTTCGCACGTAACCGGCAGCAGTTTGCCGCCATCGGCTGCCGCCAACCGCCCGGAAATCGCGGGAAGAGCATGGCAAGCAATGGGTGTGTCGCTGGTACTGCATCCACGCAACCCATACGCGCCGACAGTACACATGAATGTGCGTTTTTTCTCCACCAGCGCAGAAGGCGAAGACCCTGTCTGGTGGTTCGGCGGCGGTATGGATCTGACGCCGTACTATGGCTTTACAGAGGATGCGCAACATTTTCATCGAAGCTGCCGCGATGCAGTAACACCATTCGGCGATGCGCTTTATCCCGAATTCAAACAATGGTGCGACCGCTATTTTTACCTGAAGCACCGGCAAGAGCCACGCGGTATCGGCGGTATCTTTTTCGATGACTTCAACGCCCTCGGCTTCGACGACAGTTTCAACATGATGCAAAGCGTGGGCGACCATTTTTTAGATGCCTACCTGCCGCTGCTAGAGCGTCGCAAGGATATCCCCTACGGCGAGCAGGAACGCGATTTCCAGGCTTACCGGCGCGGCCGTTACGTCGAATTCAACCTGGTGTTTGATCGTGGCACGCTGTTCGGGCTGCAATCGGGCGGACGGACGGAGTCGATCCTGATGTCGATGCCGCCTGTAGTGAAATGGCGCTATAACTGGCAGCCCCCGGAAC